In Paenibacillus antri, a single window of DNA contains:
- a CDS encoding LTA synthase family protein: MRRLFSYASAPIVAFTLVLILKYYGLQFFIFDNLNPLDCLKVAVPSLLLFTIPVEIFFRNERKKLLAYFALNAILSAAMVSVIVYFRQFGIVVTYHAFMQAHQVLDVSDSILDLLQPLYLLYFADMALYLALRLFRSAPKFSAVRPNGRALGAIWGLSAATIVAYGLFYGSLLNELKQAERMGLVSYELHTIFTGVANANAAGAGAEPITPDAVRSVKNVELPASPYGFGAAKGRNLIVVQLESYQNFLIGMKLGGKEITPNLNDLIENSYYFSNVYQSIGQGNTSDAEFIVNTGFYPPAQQAASQAYGSKKLPSLPRLLADRGYETFTLHTNEVKFWNRIQMYPALGFGRYYDMEYFGQDDIIAFGPSDEVLYDKTMPILANLKANHKPFYAHLIAQSSHHPFIPPESKEMIELPEEWEGTDIGNYVKMTNYSDRALGEFIAALKAEGLWEQSMLVVYGDHFGVSAHSLKEDDRKLLEQALGHEYDPRTVHNIPYIVTVPGFTDEGFVSEKLGGQIDFMATAANLLGISLSSHVQFGQDLLNSTDNILGSRFYLPTGSFYNDEIMYISGETFGEGTVIPLSVSDPALEADPMLYKDDFVRIMRLLQMNDAYLEALPERY; the protein is encoded by the coding sequence ATGAGACGTTTGTTTTCTTATGCGTCCGCGCCGATCGTCGCGTTTACGCTCGTCTTGATATTGAAATATTACGGACTGCAATTTTTCATCTTCGACAACTTGAATCCGTTGGATTGCTTGAAGGTGGCCGTTCCTTCGCTTCTTCTGTTCACGATCCCGGTCGAGATTTTCTTCCGGAACGAACGCAAGAAGCTGCTGGCCTACTTCGCGCTGAACGCGATCTTGTCGGCGGCGATGGTATCCGTCATCGTCTACTTCCGGCAGTTCGGCATCGTCGTGACGTACCACGCCTTTATGCAGGCGCACCAGGTACTCGACGTCAGCGACAGTATTTTGGACCTGCTGCAGCCGCTCTACTTGCTCTACTTCGCCGACATGGCGTTGTATCTCGCGCTGCGGCTGTTCCGCTCCGCTCCGAAGTTTTCCGCCGTTCGACCGAACGGTCGTGCGCTCGGCGCGATCTGGGGGCTATCCGCCGCGACGATCGTCGCGTACGGACTGTTCTACGGCTCGCTCTTGAACGAGCTGAAGCAGGCGGAGCGCATGGGCTTGGTCAGCTACGAGCTTCATACGATTTTTACGGGCGTCGCGAACGCCAACGCCGCAGGCGCCGGCGCGGAGCCGATTACGCCGGACGCCGTCCGCTCGGTCAAGAACGTCGAGCTGCCTGCGAGCCCGTACGGCTTCGGAGCGGCCAAGGGACGCAACTTGATCGTCGTACAGTTGGAATCGTACCAAAACTTCCTGATCGGCATGAAGCTCGGCGGGAAGGAAATCACGCCGAACCTGAACGATCTGATCGAAAACAGCTACTACTTCTCTAACGTGTACCAGTCGATCGGGCAAGGCAATACGTCCGACGCGGAATTTATCGTCAACACGGGCTTCTATCCGCCCGCGCAGCAAGCCGCCTCCCAAGCGTACGGCAGCAAGAAGCTTCCAAGCCTGCCTCGCTTATTGGCCGACCGCGGGTACGAGACGTTCACGCTGCACACGAACGAAGTGAAGTTCTGGAACCGGATCCAGATGTATCCGGCGCTCGGATTCGGACGTTACTATGACATGGAGTACTTCGGACAGGATGACATTATCGCGTTCGGTCCGTCGGATGAAGTGTTGTACGACAAGACGATGCCGATCCTCGCGAATTTGAAGGCGAATCATAAGCCGTTCTACGCGCACTTGATCGCGCAGAGCTCGCACCACCCCTTCATTCCCCCGGAATCGAAGGAGATGATCGAGCTGCCCGAGGAGTGGGAAGGCACCGATATCGGCAACTACGTCAAGATGACGAATTACTCGGACCGCGCGCTCGGCGAATTCATCGCCGCGCTGAAGGCCGAAGGCCTCTGGGAACAATCCATGCTCGTCGTGTACGGCGATCATTTCGGCGTATCGGCCCATTCGCTGAAGGAAGACGATCGAAAGCTGCTTGAACAGGCGCTCGGTCATGAATACGACCCGCGCACCGTTCACAACATCCCGTACATCGTCACTGTGCCGGGCTTTACCGACGAAGGCTTCGTCAGCGAGAAGCTCGGCGGACAAATCGACTTCATGGCGACCGCCGCCAACCTGCTCGGCATCTCGCTGTCGAGTCACGTGCAGTTCGGGCAAGACTTGCTGAATTCGACGGACAATATTTTGGGCAGCCGCTTCTATCTGCCGACGGGTTCGTTCTACAACGACGAAATCATGTATATTTCCGGAGAGACGTTCGGCGAGGGCACGGTCATTCCGTTGTCGGTGTCCGACCCGGCGCTCGAAGCGGATCCGATGCTGTATAAGGATGATTTCGTTCGAATCATGCGGCTGCTGCAGATGAACGACGCTTACCTCGAAGCGCTGCCGGAACGGTATTGA
- a CDS encoding LacI family DNA-binding transcriptional regulator, with amino-acid sequence MTVTIKDVAKRAGVSPSTVSRVISNHPRISEETSLRVRKVMDEIGYHPNMMAKSLVSRTTSTIAVILPRPADELFQNLFFSEVIRGIVTQSTRSGYDLLMATGTTEREELETVTRLVRGRRVDGILLLYSRANDPVIAMLKEADFPFAIIGRNEDYPDILTIDNDNVQASYDATRHLISQGHERIGFVSGPPNLIVSRDRLAGYTKAVREARLPVRSDWIVEGEFLQESGYRAMSLLMGLPERPTALVVVDDVVTFGILCGLVELGYSVPKDIALVSFNNIVFSELATPPISSIDIGIYQLGYTASQELIRFIQHEHPSHALRHIIPHRLVVRESSLRRS; translated from the coding sequence ATGACCGTTACTATTAAAGACGTCGCGAAACGCGCCGGGGTCTCCCCCTCGACCGTCTCCCGCGTCATCTCGAACCACCCCCGCATCAGCGAAGAAACCTCCCTTCGAGTCCGAAAGGTGATGGACGAAATCGGCTATCATCCGAACATGATGGCTAAGAGCCTCGTATCTCGGACGACGAGCACGATCGCGGTCATTTTGCCTCGTCCGGCGGACGAGCTGTTCCAAAACCTGTTCTTCTCGGAAGTGATCCGCGGCATCGTCACGCAATCGACCCGGTCCGGGTACGATCTATTGATGGCCACCGGCACGACCGAACGCGAAGAGCTGGAGACGGTCACGCGCCTTGTGAGAGGGCGGCGCGTCGATGGCATTCTGCTTCTGTATTCGAGAGCGAACGATCCCGTCATCGCGATGCTGAAGGAAGCGGACTTCCCGTTCGCCATTATCGGCCGCAACGAGGACTACCCCGACATCCTGACGATCGACAACGACAACGTTCAGGCTTCATACGACGCTACGCGCCATCTCATCTCGCAGGGCCACGAGCGGATCGGCTTCGTGAGCGGCCCCCCGAATTTGATCGTCTCGCGGGATCGACTCGCGGGATATACCAAGGCGGTGCGGGAAGCCCGCTTGCCGGTACGTTCCGATTGGATCGTGGAAGGCGAATTTCTACAGGAAAGCGGATACCGGGCGATGTCGCTGCTCATGGGCTTGCCGGAACGTCCGACCGCTCTCGTCGTCGTCGACGACGTCGTCACGTTCGGCATTCTCTGCGGCCTCGTCGAGCTCGGATACAGCGTGCCGAAGGATATCGCCCTCGTCAGCTTTAACAACATCGTCTTCTCGGAGCTGGCGACGCCTCCGATCAGCAGCATCGATATCGGGATTTACCAGTTAGGATACACCGCTTCCCAAGAATTGATTCGCTTCATTCAACACGAGCATCCGTCCCATGCGCTTCGCCACATCATTCCCCATCGCCTCGTCGTTCGGGAATCCTCGCTACGAAGATCATGA
- a CDS encoding sugar ABC transporter substrate-binding protein, which translates to MNKMKKPWFVMASSMVLALAVSACGGGNAGTTEEAPADETPAAETPAEQTADTGELKPEEGAKLLVWESADQKAFIEEVAKAFKEKYGVDVEWSDVGPDKSVAQMITDGPAGVGADVFAAVHDRTGSAVAAGVIMPNDVFEADTKALMSETALSAVTVDGVLYGYPYSVETTAVYYNKDLLPEAPTDWNGVVEFAKTFNKPAENKYAYMWPAGNGYWSFGFFGGYGAYVFGSNGTDPNDIGMNTEAAVEAGKFYQTLNQILPFKTGDITDDVRKSLFEQGKLAMNTSGPWDKESFKSIVPNLGLTTYPTLPNGQPMKPFSGVKAYFVNANSKYPIAARLFAQMASSEEFQKKNYQMTGVLPAAKALAEDPDIKADEFTATFLKQFENSVPMPSIPEMSNYWTTIDPALASIWNDNADPKTALDSMVQQMKDLAATAK; encoded by the coding sequence ATGAACAAAATGAAGAAACCTTGGTTCGTCATGGCTTCGTCTATGGTGTTGGCATTGGCGGTTTCGGCGTGCGGCGGCGGCAATGCCGGCACGACGGAGGAAGCGCCGGCGGATGAAACCCCGGCGGCGGAGACGCCTGCAGAGCAAACGGCCGATACGGGAGAGCTGAAGCCCGAGGAAGGCGCGAAGCTGCTCGTATGGGAGTCCGCCGATCAGAAGGCGTTCATCGAGGAAGTCGCGAAAGCGTTCAAGGAAAAATACGGCGTAGACGTCGAGTGGTCGGACGTCGGTCCGGATAAATCGGTAGCGCAAATGATTACGGACGGTCCTGCGGGCGTCGGCGCGGACGTATTCGCGGCGGTGCACGACCGTACGGGCTCGGCCGTAGCGGCGGGCGTCATTATGCCGAACGACGTGTTCGAAGCGGACACGAAAGCGTTAATGTCGGAGACGGCGCTGAGCGCGGTCACGGTCGACGGCGTGCTTTACGGCTATCCGTACTCCGTCGAGACGACGGCCGTTTACTACAACAAAGATTTGCTTCCCGAAGCGCCGACGGACTGGAACGGCGTCGTCGAATTCGCGAAGACGTTCAATAAACCGGCGGAAAACAAATACGCGTACATGTGGCCGGCGGGCAACGGCTACTGGAGCTTCGGCTTCTTCGGCGGCTACGGCGCGTACGTGTTCGGCTCGAACGGCACGGACCCGAACGACATCGGCATGAACACCGAAGCGGCGGTTGAAGCGGGCAAGTTCTACCAGACGCTGAATCAAATTCTTCCGTTCAAGACGGGCGATATCACGGACGACGTTCGCAAGAGCTTGTTCGAACAAGGTAAGCTCGCGATGAACACCAGCGGTCCATGGGATAAAGAGTCGTTCAAGAGCATCGTTCCGAATCTCGGCTTGACGACATATCCGACGCTGCCGAACGGTCAACCGATGAAGCCGTTCTCCGGCGTGAAAGCTTACTTCGTCAACGCGAACTCGAAATACCCGATCGCCGCTCGCCTCTTCGCGCAGATGGCTTCTTCGGAAGAGTTCCAAAAGAAAAATTACCAGATGACCGGCGTGCTTCCGGCGGCGAAGGCTCTCGCGGAAGATCCGGACATTAAAGCGGACGAATTCACGGCGACGTTCCTCAAACAGTTCGAAAACTCCGTGCCGATGCCATCGATTCCGGAGATGTCGAACTACTGGACGACGATCGACCCGGCGCTCGCCTCGATCTGGAACGATAACGCGGATCCGAAGACGGCGCTCGACAGCATGGTGCAGCAAATGAAAGATTTGGCGGCGACCGCGAAATAA
- a CDS encoding carbohydrate ABC transporter permease codes for MKQRSAPSAGSASGGTTSFARTAAVLSLFVMGLGQWFNRQYVKGLLFFLVYIVGLLYTFVVLPRNIRGLITLGDKAAGFGKNAQGLTVLLPGDHSIFLMIYGLIALITFLIFLFVWFLNVRDAHRNGKLRDAGKPVPNFGQSIRGMQEKSFPYLLLTLPGLGVLFFTILPIVFMILIAFTNYSAPNHIPQKNLVDWVGFSTFSNLLVYSQWAYTFWNVLAWTIIWAIVATVTCYFGGIFVAMLIQQKGIRFKGMWRTIFIIPYAIPQFISLLIMKNLFNSQLGPINQYFRLLGLEGLPWLIHPFWAKVTIVAVNMWIGVPVSMVLVLGILTAIPKDLYEAAEVDGASAFQKFRNITMPYVLFATAPLLIMQFAGNINNFNVIYLLTKGDPKTGEYAFAGTTDLLVTWLYKLTLDNQIYNVASAVGILIFIFIASFSILNFRRTRSFKEEDILQ; via the coding sequence ATGAAGCAGCGCAGCGCGCCGAGCGCCGGATCGGCATCGGGCGGCACGACGTCGTTCGCCAGAACGGCCGCCGTACTTTCGCTTTTCGTAATGGGATTAGGGCAATGGTTTAATAGACAGTACGTGAAAGGTTTATTGTTTTTCCTCGTTTATATCGTAGGTTTACTGTATACCTTCGTTGTGCTCCCTCGGAATATTCGCGGATTGATAACGCTTGGAGATAAAGCGGCAGGCTTCGGGAAGAACGCGCAAGGGCTTACCGTGCTGCTGCCCGGAGATCATTCTATTTTCTTGATGATCTACGGTTTGATCGCTCTGATTACGTTTCTGATTTTCCTGTTCGTCTGGTTCTTGAACGTGCGCGACGCGCACCGCAACGGCAAGCTGCGCGACGCGGGCAAGCCGGTGCCGAACTTCGGACAATCGATCCGGGGCATGCAAGAGAAGAGCTTCCCTTACCTGCTCCTCACGCTTCCGGGGCTCGGCGTCTTGTTCTTCACGATTCTGCCGATCGTCTTCATGATCTTGATCGCGTTCACGAATTATTCCGCGCCGAATCATATTCCGCAGAAAAATCTCGTCGACTGGGTCGGCTTCAGCACGTTCTCCAACTTGCTCGTATATTCGCAATGGGCATATACGTTCTGGAACGTTCTCGCATGGACGATTATTTGGGCGATCGTCGCGACGGTCACGTGTTATTTCGGCGGGATCTTCGTCGCGATGCTTATCCAGCAGAAGGGCATTCGGTTCAAAGGGATGTGGCGCACCATCTTTATCATTCCATACGCCATCCCGCAATTTATTTCCTTGCTCATCATGAAAAACCTGTTCAACTCCCAGCTCGGTCCGATCAATCAGTATTTCCGGCTGCTCGGGCTCGAAGGGCTGCCTTGGCTCATCCATCCGTTCTGGGCGAAAGTGACGATCGTCGCCGTCAACATGTGGATCGGCGTGCCGGTGTCGATGGTGCTCGTGCTCGGCATTCTCACCGCGATTCCGAAGGATCTGTACGAAGCCGCCGAGGTTGACGGCGCTTCCGCGTTCCAGAAGTTCCGCAACATTACGATGCCTTACGTGCTGTTTGCGACGGCGCCGCTGCTCATTATGCAGTTCGCCGGCAACATCAACAACTTTAACGTCATCTACCTGCTCACGAAGGGCGACCCGAAGACCGGGGAGTATGCATTCGCCGGGACGACCGACTTGCTCGTCACCTGGCTGTATAAGCTGACGCTCGACAACCAGATTTATAACGTCGCTTCGGCTGTCGGCATCCTGATTTTCATCTTTATCGCGTCCTTCTCGATTCTGAATTTCCGACGCACTCGGTCGTTCAAAGAGGAGGATATTCTGCAATGA
- a CDS encoding sugar ABC transporter permease, which yields MNKSKNGVKLFFSYLLLILVAICVFYPTLWIIMSSFKVGNSLFSETLIPKQLTLEHYADLFKDQKDRDFRFVQWYWNTIKVATISMVLGTLVQLLTAYAISRYRFYGRKTLMTTILILGMFPGFMSMIATYIILMQLNLLGTHGALILVYTAGAALGMFVAKGYFDTLPKALEESARIDGAGHLKIFFSIFLPLSRPIMTYVALTTFAGAWVDFIFARLILSKARDQWTLAVGLVEMVDTYTSTEFTLFAAGSVLAAIPVTVLFMALQKLLVEGLTAGATKG from the coding sequence ATGAATAAGAGCAAAAACGGAGTCAAGCTGTTCTTCAGCTACCTGCTGTTGATCCTTGTCGCGATATGCGTGTTCTATCCGACCCTGTGGATCATCATGTCTTCCTTTAAAGTAGGGAATTCGCTGTTCAGCGAGACGCTCATTCCGAAGCAGCTCACGCTGGAGCATTACGCGGATTTGTTCAAGGATCAGAAAGACCGGGATTTCCGGTTCGTGCAATGGTATTGGAATACGATCAAGGTCGCGACGATCTCGATGGTGCTCGGTACGCTCGTGCAGCTGCTGACGGCGTACGCGATATCCCGATACCGGTTCTACGGACGGAAGACGCTCATGACGACGATTTTGATTCTCGGCATGTTCCCGGGCTTCATGTCCATGATCGCGACGTATATCATTTTGATGCAGCTCAATCTGCTCGGGACGCACGGCGCGCTTATCCTCGTATACACGGCGGGAGCGGCGCTCGGGATGTTCGTAGCGAAGGGGTACTTCGACACGCTGCCGAAGGCGCTCGAGGAATCGGCCCGCATCGACGGGGCGGGGCATCTGAAAATTTTCTTCAGCATCTTCCTGCCGTTGTCGCGCCCGATCATGACGTACGTGGCGCTTACGACGTTCGCCGGCGCATGGGTCGACTTCATCTTCGCCCGCCTCATCTTAAGTAAAGCTCGCGACCAGTGGACGTTGGCCGTCGGTCTCGTCGAGATGGTCGACACGTATACTTCGACGGAATTCACGCTGTTCGCGGCCGGTTCGGTACTGGCGGCGATTCCGGTGACGGTGCTGTTCATGGCGCTGCAGAAGCTGTTGGTCGAAGGACTTACGGCGGGGGCGACGAAGGGATGA
- a CDS encoding alpha-amylase family glycosyl hydrolase, translating into MKIRKTIGAAALAAALLAGCAGGDSSADAGPPSRVYYEIFVRSFYDTNGDGVGDLNGVTEKLDYLEALGAEGIWLMPVNASPSYHGYDVTDYYAVNPDYGTLDDMKRLLSEAEKRDIKVLMDLVVNHTSVQHPWFLASAQGPESEKRDWYVWADDATNANDLSATGAGKAWHANNGGHYLGVFWDGMPDLDFDNPAVREEMKKIGSYWLELGVDGFRLDAAKHIYEDVQADAKKAETAEANVAWWQEFRAAMEETNPDVTLIGEVWDAPAVVAPYFDGAMSSAFNFELAGQLLSMVGAGSSANVASRLERIYGLYEEASGGAFTDSIFLANHDQNRVMTVLNGDEGKARAAAALLLTLPGNPFLYYGEEIGMRGAKPDEHIREPIPWTKDRTSPGNASWLIPKHNGGDAASVEEMMADDASLFHHYRRLIEYRKKDVALRGGALRSLKVGGGLESFLRETEDGDASLVLHNVSANALSVDLAETEEAKPFDSLAFATSADASLDGTVAKLPPYSAMILKK; encoded by the coding sequence ATGAAAATTCGGAAAACGATCGGGGCGGCGGCGCTTGCCGCCGCCCTTCTTGCCGGCTGCGCGGGCGGAGATTCCTCCGCCGATGCCGGACCGCCTTCTCGCGTCTATTACGAGATATTCGTTCGGTCGTTCTACGATACGAACGGCGACGGCGTAGGCGATCTGAACGGCGTGACGGAGAAGCTCGACTATCTCGAAGCGCTCGGGGCGGAGGGCATCTGGCTCATGCCGGTCAACGCGTCGCCGAGCTATCACGGATACGACGTGACGGATTACTACGCGGTGAACCCCGACTACGGGACGCTCGATGACATGAAGCGGCTGCTAAGCGAAGCGGAGAAGCGCGATATCAAAGTGCTGATGGATCTCGTCGTCAACCATACGAGCGTACAACATCCGTGGTTCTTAGCGTCCGCTCAGGGACCCGAGTCGGAGAAGCGCGACTGGTACGTGTGGGCCGACGACGCGACGAACGCGAACGATCTGAGCGCGACCGGCGCAGGGAAAGCATGGCACGCGAACAACGGCGGTCATTATTTGGGCGTCTTCTGGGACGGCATGCCGGACCTCGACTTCGACAACCCGGCCGTTCGCGAGGAGATGAAGAAGATCGGTTCGTATTGGCTCGAGCTGGGGGTCGACGGCTTTCGGCTCGACGCCGCGAAGCATATTTACGAGGACGTGCAGGCCGACGCGAAGAAGGCGGAGACGGCGGAAGCGAACGTTGCTTGGTGGCAGGAGTTCCGGGCGGCCATGGAGGAGACGAATCCCGACGTGACGCTGATCGGGGAAGTGTGGGACGCGCCCGCCGTCGTAGCGCCGTACTTCGACGGCGCGATGAGCTCGGCGTTCAATTTCGAGCTGGCGGGCCAGTTGCTCTCGATGGTTGGCGCGGGCTCGTCGGCGAACGTAGCATCCCGCTTAGAGCGGATTTACGGCCTCTACGAGGAGGCGTCGGGCGGCGCGTTCACCGATTCGATCTTTCTGGCGAACCATGACCAGAACCGGGTTATGACCGTCCTGAACGGCGACGAAGGGAAAGCGCGCGCCGCGGCGGCGCTGCTGCTGACGCTGCCTGGGAACCCGTTCCTCTACTACGGCGAAGAGATCGGGATGCGCGGCGCGAAGCCGGACGAGCACATCCGAGAGCCGATCCCGTGGACGAAAGACCGAACGTCGCCGGGGAACGCATCCTGGCTGATCCCGAAGCATAACGGCGGCGACGCCGCTTCCGTAGAAGAGATGATGGCGGACGATGCGTCGCTCTTCCATCACTATCGAAGGCTGATCGAATACCGGAAGAAGGACGTCGCGCTTCGCGGCGGGGCGCTTCGATCGCTGAAGGTCGGGGGCGGCTTGGAGTCGTTCCTGCGGGAGACGGAGGACGGAGACGCCTCGCTCGTCCTTCACAATGTGAGCGCGAACGCGCTGTCGGTCGATCTCGCCGAGACGGAGGAAGCGAAACCGTTCGATTCCCTCGCCTTCGCGACGTCTGCGGACGCCTCGCTCGACGGAACCGTCGCGAAGCTGCCGCCGTACAGCGCCATGATTCTAAAAAAATAA
- a CDS encoding ABC transporter permease subunit: protein MPKVFKNAIAIPGILAFILVLAMMPVMLQESGGTGVDALRIVWSNGMHQLREYAAGFATGESFRFFTGKNEFSFWSEIGGYFSVSFLYIAGGALAGTTLGILVGLAFAYSRSEWWKRIVEITGVLPDFVIIILLQFTIVQIAKETGVVVFRVANFSTDQPPAIMLPLVSMIIIPTLYMIRNVALQTRLTLTEDYIGNAKARGLGKAYITFFHALPNVLPFIKADLHKFMGIMVGNLFIVEYFYNLRGVTKLLFADGFLGYYGYQYDLVVNGLITLLVMYGLLYGLLRLYIFGWERGVAR, encoded by the coding sequence ATGCCGAAAGTCTTCAAGAACGCGATTGCGATTCCCGGAATCCTCGCCTTTATTCTCGTCTTGGCGATGATGCCCGTCATGCTGCAAGAGAGCGGCGGCACCGGCGTCGACGCGCTGCGGATCGTCTGGTCGAACGGAATGCATCAGCTTCGGGAGTATGCGGCCGGCTTCGCGACAGGCGAATCGTTCCGATTTTTTACGGGCAAAAACGAGTTCTCGTTCTGGAGCGAAATCGGCGGTTACTTTTCCGTTTCCTTCCTTTACATTGCGGGAGGCGCGCTCGCCGGCACGACGCTCGGCATCCTCGTCGGATTGGCGTTCGCGTATTCGCGCAGCGAGTGGTGGAAGCGAATCGTCGAGATCACAGGCGTTTTGCCGGATTTCGTCATTATTATTTTGCTTCAATTCACCATCGTTCAAATCGCGAAGGAAACCGGCGTCGTCGTTTTTCGGGTCGCGAACTTCTCGACCGACCAGCCTCCGGCCATCATGCTGCCGCTCGTTTCCATGATCATCATTCCTACGTTATATATGATTCGAAACGTCGCGCTGCAAACGCGTTTAACGTTGACGGAGGACTATATCGGGAACGCCAAAGCGAGAGGGCTCGGCAAGGCGTATATTACGTTCTTCCATGCGCTTCCGAACGTGCTTCCATTCATTAAAGCGGACCTGCATAAGTTTATGGGCATCATGGTCGGAAACCTGTTTATCGTCGAATATTTCTACAATTTAAGAGGCGTCACGAAGCTTCTGTTCGCCGACGGTTTTCTAGGCTACTACGGTTATCAGTACGACCTCGTCGTGAACGGTTTGATTACGTTGCTCGTCATGTACGGACTTTTATACGGACTTCTGCGGTTGTACATTTTCGGATGGGAGAGAGGGGTCGCGCGATGA
- a CDS encoding ABC transporter permease produces the protein MNKSLLFGLIVTAVMLAAAAFGPRFAPHGLQDQVEIHFFINDKGEGDMIAPPVAPSKEYPFGTDRNGYDILTKLLHGAKYTVFLAIGIALARVLIGGIAGMFLGYYGNVSASVKRKPIPYWNVLNGIPVFLIIWFIVYGISYNPTASPAYLAIVLGFIFVAIGLPAVIGPVRDKAVEIKERQFVLASKSIGANHWTIIRSHLFPHLKESFVVLFVNEIILTLTLFGQLAIFNIFVGGTIMTFDPVEYITRTNEWAGLIGQARNGIYVHQWILFFPLAVYVTLIVGFYFVSKGLETLYKDKYSKFSHI, from the coding sequence ATGAACAAGTCGCTGTTGTTCGGTTTGATCGTCACCGCCGTTATGTTGGCGGCGGCGGCGTTCGGCCCCAGGTTCGCTCCGCACGGGCTCCAGGATCAGGTCGAAATTCACTTCTTCATTAACGACAAGGGAGAGGGCGACATGATCGCGCCGCCGGTGGCGCCGAGCAAGGAATATCCGTTCGGGACCGATCGGAACGGGTACGATATCTTGACGAAGCTGCTTCACGGCGCCAAATACACCGTATTTCTGGCGATCGGCATCGCGCTGGCCCGCGTGCTGATCGGCGGCATCGCCGGGATGTTCCTAGGATACTACGGTAACGTTTCGGCCTCGGTCAAACGGAAGCCGATTCCTTATTGGAACGTCCTGAACGGCATCCCGGTATTTTTGATCATTTGGTTCATCGTCTACGGAATCTCGTATAATCCGACCGCGTCCCCCGCCTACTTGGCGATCGTATTGGGCTTCATCTTCGTCGCGATCGGACTGCCTGCCGTCATCGGGCCGGTCCGGGACAAAGCCGTCGAGATCAAGGAACGGCAATTCGTGCTGGCTTCGAAGTCGATAGGAGCGAACCATTGGACCATCATTCGTTCCCATCTCTTCCCGCATCTGAAGGAAAGCTTCGTCGTGTTGTTCGTCAACGAGATCATCCTGACCTTAACGTTGTTCGGGCAGCTGGCGATCTTCAACATCTTCGTCGGAGGCACGATCATGACGTTCGACCCCGTCGAATACATCACCCGGACGAACGAGTGGGCGGGGCTCATCGGCCAGGCGCGGAACGGAATATACGTGCATCAATGGATTTTGTTTTTCCCGCTGGCCGTCTACGTGACGCTGATCGTCGGTTTTTACTTCGTATCCAAGGGCCTCGAGACGTTATATAAGGATAAATACAGCAAGTTCTCGCATATTTAA
- a CDS encoding L,D-transpeptidase, with translation MTAPNRRRAALLLLLVAFFAIGLAVPSAEAGIAGAEPNEDELSLVIDKSRHTLIVYVNETPVRRFPVATGKGNLTPEGDFAIAKKIKNPWYLKSNIPGGDKRNPFGTRWLGLAVPNTGGYRYGIHGTNRPWSIGQSVSSGCIRMQNKDVEWLYRHITVGTKVTIRK, from the coding sequence ATTACCGCTCCAAACCGTCGTCGCGCCGCTCTGCTCCTGCTCCTCGTCGCGTTCTTCGCGATCGGACTCGCCGTTCCTTCAGCCGAAGCGGGCATCGCCGGCGCGGAACCGAACGAAGACGAATTATCGCTCGTCATCGACAAATCCCGGCATACGCTAATCGTCTATGTGAACGAAACCCCGGTGAGGAGGTTCCCCGTCGCTACGGGCAAGGGTAACCTTACGCCGGAAGGCGATTTCGCCATCGCGAAAAAGATCAAGAACCCGTGGTATTTGAAGTCGAACATTCCGGGCGGAGACAAGCGGAATCCGTTCGGCACCCGCTGGCTCGGCCTCGCCGTCCCGAATACGGGCGGATATCGGTACGGCATCCACGGCACGAACCGTCCATGGTCGATCGGTCAGAGCGTCTCCTCCGGCTGCATCCGCATGCAAAACAAAGACGTGGAATGGCTGTACCGCCATATTACGGTCGGGACGAAGGTAACGATTCGAAAATAA
- a CDS encoding alpha/beta-type small acid-soluble spore protein: protein MARRNNRNRLLVPDSRAGMSAFRTEVLRREGYAVDPSRPNDAKYEVAQSIGVPLERGYNGGLDTEAAGRVGGAIGGLMVRELVKLAQQQLAEQRR from the coding sequence ATGGCGCGTAGAAACAACCGCAATCGTCTGCTGGTGCCGGATTCCCGCGCGGGAATGTCGGCGTTCCGAACCGAGGTGCTTCGGCGGGAAGGGTATGCGGTCGATCCGTCCCGGCCGAACGACGCGAAGTACGAGGTGGCGCAATCGATCGGCGTTCCGTTGGAGCGCGGCTATAACGGGGGGCTGGATACCGAGGCGGCCGGGAGAGTCGGCGGCGCCATCGGCGGCCTCATGGTGCGCGAGCTGGTGAAGCTGGCGCAGCAGCAGTTAGCCGAGCAACGGCGATAA